From one Buchnera aphidicola (Therioaphis trifolii) genomic stretch:
- the pta gene encoding phosphate acetyltransferase, with protein sequence MTRTIMVIPLGNSFGLTSVILSLVKLFYPKKKIIFFKPFPDSSHNIYNTTYILKKYFSISSIQPILHEKEKFLSKKIYIKKIIKDNLELYYSYKKKYDIILIEGKKNNNNNYYIHNLNIIFSNKINVELLFYNSNNNISHFIQQIEFYKKNNIFNNILGIINNFCNSNCKLYNNIIFKKEYFDKYIFYKNKINLINIPWNKKLIFFPIHEIFKSIKIINKIKQEYNIHLIKSFILYKKQLLNNFIYINNFSILFSSNIFIQKYDKFVKFILNNNIFHSIIFTNCNKYNICILKKIKKKYNIHIPFFYTILIFRKVMNIIKNFNINSLKNDQILIKYITNYISKYINKIIFLDNSFKNKIIHTHYSSILFKKNLIEKARNINCNILLPEGNEERIIHAANIISNLNIAHCTLLGNSNIIYNIAKNNKINISKNITIINPTDIYQDYIEKLFLLRSHKGMNLKSAKHLVQDNMILGSLLLRYGQVDGMVCGIKYTTADVLRTAIQIIGIKDTEKKYFNSLVSSSFFMLLKDRVLIYSDCAVNINPNIHQLANIAIETANLSMLFNIKPKIAMLSYSTGCSGSGDTVEKVKHATNLVKKIKPNFIIDGPIQYDAASNIVISNIKAPLSPLKGNANIFIFPDLNSGNITYKAVQQSANAYSIGPILQGLNRPVNDLSRGATIDDIVYTILVTIIQSNIS encoded by the coding sequence GTGACAAGAACTATTATGGTAATTCCATTAGGAAATAGTTTTGGACTAACATCTGTTATTTTAAGTTTAGTAAAATTATTTTATCCTAAGAAGAAAATTATTTTTTTTAAACCTTTTCCTGATTCTTCTCATAATATTTATAATACTACTTATATTTTAAAAAAATATTTTTCTATTTCTTCTATTCAACCTATTTTACATGAAAAAGAAAAATTTTTATCAAAAAAAATATATATTAAAAAAATTATTAAAGATAATTTAGAATTATATTATTCATATAAAAAAAAATATGATATTATTCTTATTGAAGGTAAAAAAAATAATAATAATAATTATTATATTCATAATTTAAATATAATATTTTCTAATAAAATTAATGTTGAATTATTATTTTATAATTCTAATAATAATATTTCTCATTTTATTCAACAAATTGAATTTTATAAAAAAAATAATATATTTAATAATATTTTAGGTATTATTAATAATTTTTGTAATTCTAATTGCAAGTTATATAATAATATTATTTTTAAAAAAGAATATTTTGATAAATATATATTTTATAAAAATAAAATTAATTTAATAAATATTCCATGGAATAAAAAATTAATATTTTTTCCAATACATGAAATATTTAAATCTATTAAAATAATAAATAAGATAAAACAAGAATATAATATACATTTAATAAAATCATTTATTTTATATAAAAAACAATTATTAAATAATTTTATTTATATAAATAATTTTTCTATATTATTTTCTTCAAATATTTTTATTCAAAAATATGATAAATTTGTAAAATTTATATTAAATAATAATATTTTTCATTCTATTATATTTACAAATTGTAATAAATATAACATATGCATTTTAAAAAAAATAAAGAAAAAATATAATATTCATATTCCATTTTTTTACACTATTTTAATATTTAGAAAAGTAATGAATATTATTAAAAATTTTAATATTAATTCTTTAAAAAATGATCAAATATTAATTAAATATATTACTAATTATATTAGTAAATATATTAATAAAATTATTTTTTTAGATAATTCATTTAAAAATAAAATTATTCATACTCATTATTCTTCTATTTTATTTAAAAAAAATTTAATAGAAAAAGCAAGAAATATTAATTGTAATATTTTGTTACCTGAAGGAAATGAAGAGCGTATTATACATGCTGCAAATATAATATCAAATTTAAATATTGCACATTGTACATTATTAGGAAATTCTAATATTATATATAATATTGCTAAAAATAATAAAATAAATATTTCAAAAAATATTACGATTATTAATCCAACAGATATTTATCAAGATTATATTGAGAAATTATTTTTATTAAGATCTCACAAAGGAATGAATTTAAAATCAGCTAAACATCTTGTTCAAGATAATATGATTTTAGGATCATTATTATTACGTTATGGTCAAGTAGATGGAATGGTTTGTGGTATTAAATATACTACTGCTGATGTTTTACGTACTGCTATACAAATAATTGGGATAAAAGATACTGAAAAAAAATATTTTAACTCTTTAGTATCATCTTCTTTTTTTATGTTATTAAAAGATCGAGTTTTAATATATAGTGATTGTGCTGTAAATATTAATCCTAATATACATCAATTAGCTAATATTGCCATTGAAACTGCTAATTTATCTATGTTATTTAATATAAAACCTAAAATAGCTATGCTTTCTTATTCGACCGGGTGTTCCGGGTCTGGTGATACAGTTGAAAAAGTTAAACATGCTACTAATTTAGTCAAAAAAATAAAACCAAATTTTATTATTGATGGTCCTATTCAATATGATGCAGCAAGTAATATAGTAATTTCAAATATTAAAGCCCCATTATCTCCTTTAAAAGGAAACGCAAATATTTTTATTTTTCCTGATTTAAATTCTGGAAATATTACTTATAAAGCTGTTCAACAATCTGCAAATGCATATTCTATTGGTCCTATTTTACAAGGTTTAAATAGACCAGTTAATGATTTATCTCGAGGAGCAACGATTGATGATATTGTATATACTATTCTTGTTACAATTATTCAATCAAATATTAGTTAA
- the gyrA gene encoding DNA topoisomerase (ATP-hydrolyzing) subunit A, producing the protein MNKFLKNIHQIDIEKELKSSYLDYAMSVIVGRALPDVRDGLKPVHRRILFAMKILGNDWNKPYKKSARVVGDVIGKYHPHGDSAVYEAIVRMAQSFSLRYVLIEGQGNFGSIDGDSAAAMRYTEIRMSKIAHELLDDLDKNTVKFLPNYDETEKIPEVLPTKIPNLLINGSSGIAVGMATNIPPHNLNEVINACLAYINNKNISLKELMNYIPGPDFPTSGIISGYQGIENAYRTGKGKIYIRARHKIEKNIKNKRETIIIYELPYQVNKSILITKISELVKEKKIEGIHALRDESDKDGMRIVIEIKKDVIKEILLNQLYVLTQMQISFGINMVALYYGQPKVMSLKNILKCFLLHRENIITKRSIFELKKTKKKVHILQGLAIALNNINKIIEIIKNSVQPKFAKEKLLSEKWKLNSQLYNNLKIKNKTLQKDKKPYIEYQFTEKQVQSILDLKLQKLTTLENEKIFNEYKKLLKHIQLLSKILNNHNYMLKIIKDELIIIQNKFGDKRKTEIIEHNTEVEIEDMITKEDVIVTLSYSGYVKYQPLSDYETQHRGGKGKSAAKTKKEDYIQTLLITNTHDTILCFSNRGTLYRIKVYQLPESSRHARGKPIINLIPLNKKERITAIINLNKTKNNKNIFMLTANGVVKKTALNVFKKPRSTGIIAIHLKNKDELIGAEITNGKNNIMLFSKKGKVVHFSEKEVRKMGRTAYGIRGININKDDQAVSLLVPQKHGTILTVTEHGYGKRTKIENFPIKSRATKGVRSIKITKKNGGVISAIQVSENDQIMMITNAGTLVRTNVSEIRILRRNTQGVILIRTTKNEKVVALQKISHNKFNTP; encoded by the coding sequence ATGAATAAATTTTTAAAAAATATTCATCAAATTGATATTGAAAAAGAATTAAAATCTTCTTATCTTGATTATGCAATGTCAGTAATCGTAGGAAGAGCATTACCTGATGTAAGAGATGGATTAAAACCGGTACATAGAAGAATATTATTTGCTATGAAAATTTTAGGAAATGATTGGAATAAACCTTATAAAAAATCTGCTCGAGTTGTAGGTGATGTAATTGGAAAATATCATCCTCATGGAGATTCAGCAGTATATGAAGCAATAGTCAGAATGGCTCAATCATTTTCTTTGCGATATGTATTAATTGAAGGACAAGGAAACTTTGGATCAATAGATGGTGATTCAGCAGCAGCTATGCGTTATACAGAAATAAGAATGTCAAAAATAGCACATGAATTATTAGATGATTTAGATAAAAATACTGTAAAATTTTTACCAAATTATGATGAAACAGAAAAAATTCCTGAGGTATTACCAACAAAAATACCAAATTTATTAATTAATGGTTCTTCTGGTATTGCAGTTGGAATGGCTACAAATATTCCACCACATAATTTAAATGAAGTAATTAATGCTTGCCTTGCATATATTAATAATAAAAATATATCATTAAAAGAACTAATGAATTATATACCAGGACCAGATTTTCCTACTTCTGGAATTATTAGTGGATATCAGGGAATCGAAAATGCATATCGTACTGGTAAAGGAAAAATTTATATTCGTGCTAGACATAAAATAGAAAAAAATATTAAAAATAAACGTGAAACTATTATAATATATGAATTACCATATCAAGTTAATAAATCTATATTAATTACAAAAATTTCAGAATTAGTAAAAGAAAAAAAAATCGAAGGAATCCATGCTTTAAGAGATGAATCAGATAAAGATGGCATGAGAATCGTTATTGAAATTAAAAAAGATGTAATTAAAGAAATATTATTAAATCAATTATATGTATTAACACAAATGCAAATATCTTTTGGTATAAATATGGTAGCATTATATTATGGACAACCAAAAGTAATGTCATTAAAAAATATTTTAAAATGTTTTTTATTACATAGAGAAAATATTATTACAAAAAGAAGCATATTTGAATTAAAGAAAACAAAAAAAAAAGTACATATATTACAAGGACTAGCTATTGCATTAAATAACATAAATAAAATTATTGAAATTATTAAAAATTCTGTTCAACCAAAATTTGCAAAAGAAAAATTATTATCTGAAAAATGGAAACTTAATTCTCAATTATATAATAATTTAAAAATAAAAAATAAAACATTACAAAAAGATAAAAAACCTTATATAGAATATCAATTTACTGAAAAACAAGTACAATCAATTCTTGATTTAAAATTACAAAAATTAACTACATTAGAAAATGAAAAAATTTTTAATGAATATAAAAAATTATTAAAACATATTCAATTATTATCAAAAATTTTAAATAATCATAATTATATGTTAAAAATTATTAAAGATGAATTAATAATTATACAAAATAAATTTGGAGATAAAAGAAAAACAGAAATTATAGAACATAATACTGAAGTTGAAATAGAAGATATGATTACTAAAGAAGATGTAATTGTAACTTTATCATATTCAGGATATGTAAAATATCAACCATTATCAGATTACGAAACACAACATCGAGGCGGTAAAGGTAAATCTGCTGCTAAAACTAAAAAAGAAGATTATATACAAACTTTATTAATAACAAATACTCATGATACTATATTATGTTTTTCAAATAGAGGTACTCTATATAGAATTAAAGTATATCAATTACCAGAATCTAGTAGACATGCCAGAGGTAAACCCATTATTAATTTAATTCCATTAAATAAAAAAGAACGTATTACAGCAATTATAAATTTAAATAAAACAAAAAATAATAAAAATATTTTTATGTTAACAGCTAATGGTGTTGTTAAAAAAACTGCATTAAATGTTTTTAAAAAACCAAGATCTACAGGAATTATAGCTATTCATTTAAAAAATAAAGATGAATTAATTGGAGCTGAAATTACAAATGGTAAAAATAACATTATGTTATTTAGTAAAAAAGGAAAAGTTGTACATTTTTCAGAAAAAGAAGTAAGAAAAATGGGACGAACAGCATATGGTATTCGGGGTATTAATATTAATAAAGATGATCAAGCGGTATCATTACTTGTACCTCAAAAACATGGTACAATTTTAACAGTTACAGAACATGGTTATGGAAAAAGAACCAAAATTGAAAATTTTCCTATTAAATCACGAGCAACTAAAGGAGTAAGATCAATTAAAATTACAAAAAAAAATGGAGGAGTGATTAGTGCAATACAAGTTTCTGAAAATGATCAAATTATGATGATTACTAATGCAGGAACATTAGTTAGAACAAATGTATCAGAAATTAGAATATTAAGACGAAATACTCAAGGAGTAATTTTAATCCGAACAACAAAAAATGAAAAAGTAGTAGCATTACAAAAAATTTCTCACAATAAATTTAATACACCCTAA
- a CDS encoding DUF2076 domain-containing protein: MKETEKKLIIDLFKKIKNVELQTPNKDIEAEKLINFLLNNQNNAVYYMVQTILVQEIIIQELNDKIKKIENQTNNSFSQSSSFLSDHLKNKILDMPIQNNSLYNNKYDTYKKFESNILDTNYLNNKNNYSGSNTSGGGISSFLGNALQTAVGVAGGMVAGNMITDFFQNHDKEHDISNHENNSDHIDTKDHIDNSIHNNFLNPDTSDDFNVDNNVHDDNSQDLNIDDIDDTNDFNDNF, encoded by the coding sequence ATGAAAGAAACAGAAAAAAAATTAATTATTGATTTATTTAAGAAAATAAAAAATGTAGAATTACAAACACCTAATAAAGATATTGAAGCGGAAAAATTAATTAATTTTTTATTAAATAATCAAAATAATGCAGTTTATTATATGGTACAAACAATTTTAGTACAAGAAATAATTATTCAGGAATTAAATGATAAAATAAAAAAAATAGAAAATCAAACAAATAATTCTTTTTCACAATCTTCTAGTTTTTTATCTGATCATTTAAAAAATAAAATTTTAGATATGCCTATTCAAAATAATTCATTATATAATAATAAATATGATACTTATAAAAAATTTGAATCTAATATTTTAGATACTAATTATTTAAATAATAAAAATAATTATTCTGGAAGTAATACTAGTGGCGGTGGTATATCTAGTTTTCTTGGTAATGCTTTACAAACAGCAGTCGGTGTAGCAGGAGGTATGGTTGCTGGAAATATGATAACAGATTTTTTTCAAAATCATGATAAAGAACATGATATATCAAATCATGAAAATAATTCAGATCATATAGATACTAAAGATCATATTGATAATTCTATTCATAATAATTTTTTAAATCCTGATACATCAGATGATTTTAATGTAGATAATAATGTTCATGATGATAATTCTCAAGATTTAAATATAGATGATATTGATGATACAAATGATTTTAATGATAATTTTTAA
- a CDS encoding redoxin domain-containing protein: MNLVSQYAPNFIAPAILKDGSIIDEFNFKENIKNKIAILFFWPMDFTFVCPTEIISFNKLYNEFKNKNTEIIGVSRDSVFVHQAWQNIEIKKGGIGKLKYTLISDIKGEIQESYDIAHPTLGISLRASFLIDTKGIVRHQVVNDLPFGRNIKDMLRMIDAIHFYEKHGEVCPANWTKGKKTMHPSKDGLIKYYHNN, encoded by the coding sequence ATGAATTTAGTTTCTCAATATGCACCAAATTTTATTGCTCCAGCTATTTTAAAAGATGGATCTATTATTGATGAATTTAATTTTAAAGAAAACATAAAAAATAAAATAGCAATTTTATTTTTTTGGCCAATGGATTTTACATTTGTTTGTCCAACAGAAATTATTTCATTTAATAAATTATATAATGAATTTAAAAATAAAAATACAGAAATTATTGGTGTATCTCGTGATTCAGTTTTTGTACATCAAGCATGGCAAAATATTGAAATTAAAAAAGGTGGAATAGGAAAATTAAAGTATACTTTAATATCAGATATTAAAGGAGAAATTCAAGAATCCTATGATATTGCTCATCCTACATTAGGAATTTCTTTAAGAGCATCTTTTTTAATTGATACTAAAGGTATTGTTAGACATCAAGTAGTAAATGATTTACCATTCGGAAGAAATATTAAAGATATGTTAAGAATGATAGATGCAATACATTTTTATGAAAAACATGGAGAAGTATGTCCAGCAAATTGGACAAAGGGAAAAAAAACTATGCATCCATCAAAAGATGGTTTAATAAAATATTATCATAATAATTAA
- the grpE gene encoding nucleotide exchange factor GrpE gives MLNKINIEEINKLKKKLNHLIKKKKEKKLRIQANIENIKKKSEETIKKIKYDNLNNFLKELSNIINQFDKIFEIPKIKLLKEDSIIKGIKLIQKSLSNTFQKFNIKK, from the coding sequence ATGTTGAATAAAATAAATATAGAAGAAATTAATAAATTAAAAAAAAAATTAAATCATCTGATTAAAAAAAAAAAAGAAAAAAAATTAAGAATACAAGCCAATATTGAGAATATTAAAAAAAAATCTGAAGAAACGATAAAAAAAATTAAATATGATAACTTAAATAATTTTTTAAAAGAATTATCTAACATAATAAATCAATTTGATAAAATATTTGAAATACCAAAAATAAAATTATTAAAAGAAGATTCCATTATAAAAGGAATAAAATTAATTCAAAAATCTCTTTCTAATACTTTTCAAAAGTTTAATATTAAAAAATAA
- the nadK gene encoding NAD(+) kinase, translated as MTIKFKSIAILGYPRDLNLFLNHKILYDWLIKKGYNVVIEKSISKFLNLKNPNIATLIQIGEKCELGIVIGGDGNMLCVLKKLFSYPIKIIGINCGNLGFLADLNPDDMIVKLSEILSGFYYIEKRFLLEVNIFDKKIKKKSFAINEIVLHPEKISKMIEFEVYISKKFAFYQRSDGIIISTPTGSTGYALSAGGPILSLSSKSIVIVPMLPHTLSARPIVISNNDIIKLKLFNLENKLKISCDGQVKLSIFNEKKIYIYKSKYFVNFIHPNNYHYLNVLRKKLNWSKNFF; from the coding sequence ATGACAATAAAATTTAAGTCAATTGCAATTTTAGGATATCCTCGTGATTTAAATTTATTTTTAAATCATAAAATTTTATATGATTGGTTAATAAAAAAAGGATATAATGTTGTTATTGAAAAAAGTATTTCTAAATTTCTTAATTTAAAAAATCCAAATATTGCAACATTAATACAAATTGGAGAAAAATGTGAATTAGGTATTGTAATTGGTGGAGATGGAAATATGTTATGTGTTTTAAAAAAATTATTTTCTTATCCAATTAAAATTATTGGTATTAATTGTGGTAATTTAGGATTTTTAGCAGATTTAAATCCTGATGATATGATTGTAAAATTATCAGAAATTTTATCTGGTTTTTATTATATAGAAAAAAGATTTTTATTAGAAGTAAATATTTTTGATAAAAAAATAAAAAAAAAAAGTTTTGCTATTAATGAAATAGTTTTACATCCAGAAAAGATATCAAAAATGATAGAATTTGAAGTTTATATTAGTAAAAAATTTGCATTTTATCAAAGATCTGATGGAATAATTATTTCTACTCCGACTGGTTCTACTGGATATGCGCTTTCTGCTGGTGGTCCAATTTTATCATTATCTTCAAAATCAATTGTTATAGTTCCTATGTTACCTCATACATTATCTGCTCGTCCAATTGTTATTAGCAATAATGATATTATTAAATTAAAATTATTTAATTTAGAAAATAAATTAAAAATTAGTTGTGATGGTCAAGTAAAATTATCTATTTTTAATGAAAAAAAAATTTATATTTATAAAAGTAAATATTTTGTAAATTTTATTCATCCTAATAATTATCATTATTTAAATGTATTAAGAAAAAAATTAAATTGGTCAAAAAATTTTTTTTAA
- the grxD gene encoding Grx4 family monothiol glutaredoxin, translated as MNCLEIIKKQIKDNPILLYMKGIPDSPSCGYSARAVEALSHCKVRFSYVDVLENEKIRFTLPKYANWPTFPQLWVKGKLIGGCDIIIQMLENGELKKILNDAIK; from the coding sequence ATGAATTGTTTAGAAATAATAAAAAAACAAATTAAAGATAATCCAATTTTATTATATATGAAAGGTATTCCTGATTCTCCAAGTTGTGGTTATTCTGCTCGTGCAGTAGAAGCATTATCTCATTGTAAGGTACGATTTTCATATGTTGATGTTTTAGAAAATGAAAAAATTCGTTTTACATTACCTAAATATGCCAATTGGCCAACATTTCCTCAATTATGGGTTAAAGGTAAATTAATTGGTGGATGTGATATTATTATACAAATGTTAGAGAATGGAGAATTAAAAAAAATTTTAAATGATGCAATTAAATAA
- the rnt gene encoding ribonuclease T, translated as MKAQYNNLNKRFRNFYPVVIDIETTGFNHKIHALVEIAVVTLKMDTNGWLKKAKTIHFHIKPFPGSLIETSSFLFNKIDPFNPLRQAVHEKEALNCIFDIIYQEMKNNNCKKSIIVAHNANFDYNFLMEAIKRCNIINHPFHPFVTFDTATLSGLALGQTVLAKACKAIGLSFDNQQAHSALYDTLQTANLFCTLINKWKKLGGWPPKK; from the coding sequence ATGAAAGCTCAATATAATAATTTAAATAAAAGATTTAGAAATTTTTATCCTGTAGTAATAGATATTGAAACTACTGGATTTAATCATAAAATTCATGCTTTAGTTGAAATAGCAGTGGTTACATTAAAAATGGATACAAATGGTTGGTTAAAAAAAGCAAAAACAATACATTTTCATATTAAACCATTTCCAGGATCGTTAATTGAAACATCCTCTTTTTTATTTAATAAAATTGATCCATTTAATCCTTTAAGACAAGCTGTACATGAAAAAGAAGCTTTAAATTGTATATTTGATATCATATATCAAGAAATGAAAAATAATAATTGCAAAAAAAGTATTATTGTAGCTCATAATGCAAATTTTGATTATAATTTTCTCATGGAAGCTATAAAAAGATGTAATATTATTAATCATCCTTTTCATCCATTTGTCACTTTTGATACAGCAACATTAAGTGGATTAGCTTTAGGACAAACTGTTTTAGCAAAAGCATGTAAAGCTATTGGATTATCATTTGATAATCAACAAGCACATTCTGCTTTATATGATACTTTACAAACAGCAAATTTATTTTGTACATTAATTAATAAATGGAAAAAATTAGGAGGATGGCCTCCTAAAAAATAA
- the ychF gene encoding redox-regulated ATPase YchF encodes MGFHCGIIGLPNVGKSTLFNILTNSNIPAKNFPFCTIKSNFGIAPVFDDRLNVISSIVNPNKITTTFMEFVDIAGLVKGASKGLGLGNQFLDNIRRTNLIIHVVRCFNNDSIIHVHNNVNPIYDIEIINMELIISDLQLCQKEILKLKKKKVHNDKIIILENCIHFLQNGNMLRDLNLSNIELKIIYDINLITLKPVIYIFNISEDSKQESYFDKLLNYMNKRNNIFITIKILEEMQNEYLKLENNNYLNLVKNDKSKINDIIQTGYKILKLQNFFTVGKKEIRSWTIPIGTTSIQAAKKIHTDFQRGFIRSKIISYVDFIKFKNEHELKKFGKIRIEGKNYIIQDGDIIEFLFKV; translated from the coding sequence ATGGGTTTTCATTGTGGAATAATTGGTTTACCTAATGTAGGTAAATCAACTTTATTTAATATTTTAACTAATTCTAACATTCCAGCAAAAAATTTTCCATTTTGTACTATTAAATCTAATTTTGGTATTGCTCCAGTATTTGATGATAGATTAAATGTCATTTCAAGTATTGTTAATCCAAATAAAATTACAACTACATTTATGGAATTTGTAGATATCGCTGGATTAGTAAAAGGAGCTTCAAAAGGATTAGGATTAGGTAATCAATTTTTAGATAATATTAGAAGAACTAATTTAATTATTCATGTAGTTAGATGTTTTAATAATGATAGTATTATTCATGTACATAATAATGTAAATCCAATATATGATATTGAAATAATTAATATGGAATTAATAATATCAGATTTACAATTATGTCAAAAAGAAATATTAAAATTAAAAAAAAAAAAAGTACATAATGATAAAATTATTATTTTAGAAAATTGTATACATTTTTTACAAAATGGTAATATGTTACGAGATTTGAATTTAAGTAATATAGAATTAAAAATTATATATGATATTAATTTAATTACATTAAAACCTGTAATATATATATTTAATATTTCTGAAGATAGTAAACAAGAATCTTATTTTGATAAATTATTAAATTATATGAATAAAAGAAATAATATTTTTATTACAATAAAAATATTAGAAGAAATGCAAAATGAATATTTAAAATTAGAAAATAATAATTATTTAAATTTAGTAAAAAATGATAAATCTAAAATTAATGATATTATTCAAACAGGATATAAAATTTTAAAATTGCAAAATTTTTTTACAGTTGGAAAAAAAGAAATACGATCATGGACTATACCTATAGGTACAACAAGTATTCAAGCTGCTAAAAAAATACATACAGATTTTCAAAGAGGATTTATTCGATCTAAAATAATTAGTTATGTTGATTTTATTAAATTTAAAAATGAACATGAGTTAAAAAAATTTGGTAAAATTCGTATTGAAGGTAAAAATTATATAATACAAGATGGTGATATTATTGAATTTTTATTTAAAGTATAA
- the thrC gene encoding threonine synthase: protein MKLYNLKNYCEQVDFLKAVKMGLGKKQGLFFPIDLPIIPKNQLEEIIEMDFLTRSIKILSMFIGNEIKINDLTKYVHNAFSFSKPRIIPVTKNISCLELFHGPTLAFKDFGARFMAQIISHLNKNNDITTTILTATSGDTGAAVAHAFYKIKNVKVIILYPKGKISKLQESLFCTLGENITTIAINGSFDECQELVKKAFNDEKLKKKTGLNSANSINISRLLAQVCYFFEAYALLSKENRKKLIISVPCGNFGNLTAGLLAKSMGLPIQSFIAATNINNTVPRFLKSRKWKPYNCISTISNAMDISRPNNWPRVEELFSRKKWNLNTLGFGSVSDQITTETLLKLKNIGYISEPHAAVAFQLLEKKVKEDEFGLFLGTAHPSKFKDVVENVLDIKIKLPKKLKKPSKLPILSHYMKPNFEKLKTFLK from the coding sequence ATGAAATTATATAATTTAAAAAATTATTGCGAACAAGTAGATTTTTTAAAAGCTGTAAAAATGGGATTAGGAAAAAAACAAGGATTATTTTTTCCAATCGATTTACCTATAATACCAAAAAATCAATTAGAAGAAATTATTGAAATGGATTTTTTAACGCGTAGTATTAAAATTCTTTCTATGTTTATAGGAAATGAAATTAAAATTAATGATTTAACAAAATACGTACATAATGCTTTCTCTTTTTCTAAACCTAGAATTATTCCAGTAACAAAAAATATATCTTGTTTAGAATTATTTCACGGACCAACATTAGCATTTAAAGATTTTGGAGCTAGATTTATGGCTCAAATAATATCACATTTAAATAAAAATAATGATATTACTACTACAATACTTACTGCAACTTCAGGAGATACTGGAGCAGCTGTAGCACATGCTTTTTATAAAATCAAAAATGTTAAAGTAATAATATTATATCCTAAAGGAAAAATAAGTAAACTACAAGAATCATTATTTTGTACTCTTGGTGAAAATATTACAACAATAGCTATTAATGGAAGTTTTGATGAATGTCAAGAATTAGTAAAAAAAGCTTTTAATGATGAAAAATTAAAAAAAAAAACAGGTTTAAATTCAGCTAATTCAATTAATATTAGTCGATTATTAGCTCAAGTATGTTATTTTTTTGAAGCTTACGCTTTACTTTCAAAAGAAAATCGTAAAAAATTAATTATTTCTGTTCCATGTGGAAATTTTGGAAATTTAACCGCAGGATTGTTAGCTAAATCTATGGGTTTACCAATTCAATCATTTATTGCAGCTACTAATATTAATAATACTGTACCAAGATTTTTAAAATCCAGAAAATGGAAACCTTATAATTGTATTTCTACTATTTCTAATGCCATGGATATTAGTAGACCAAATAATTGGCCAAGAGTAGAAGAATTATTTTCAAGAAAAAAATGGAATCTTAATACATTAGGATTTGGAAGTGTATCAGACCAAATTACTACTGAAACTTTATTAAAATTAAAAAATATAGGATATATTTCTGAACCACATGCAGCAGTGGCATTTCAATTATTAGAAAAAAAAGTAAAAGAAGACGAATTTGGACTATTTTTAGGAACAGCACATCCATCAAAATTTAAAGATGTTGTTGAAAATGTATTAGATATTAAAATAAAACTACCAAAAAAACTCAAAAAACCATCTAAATTACCTATATTATCACATTATATGAAACCAAATTTTGAAAAATTAAAAACATTTTTAAAATAA